A genomic window from Silene latifolia isolate original U9 population chromosome Y, ASM4854445v1, whole genome shotgun sequence includes:
- the LOC141629426 gene encoding uncharacterized protein LOC141629426 — protein MFGGGVSEDPAKHMEKFVTYCYSIPLTAGVTQDQVKHVLFFFSLRDGVAEWLRDLDMKAHAITDWNTLALAFYKRYFPPQKTNALRSQIKSFKQGPTEDLNKAWVRFKILVRSVSHPGFQIRFLCNQFYNRLYNDHRALLDSSANGRFQNNTTDANSWKLIDEIVTHTAEYGNPRDSTRGGGSDSTVAAQLEALTAQIAELKTTQSLGKQQTVHVMVQQEVPCERCGTNGHVAAVYMSTIEQVHAYQSFKQGSPYTNFYNVQNPTSPPTNAYVIPHNRGNQPQGNFNRPPNSTFNRCSLLLKLQTMICRKLKPCHNNKWQLHRSRRL, from the coding sequence ATGTTTGGAGGTGGAGTTAGTGAAGACCctgctaaacatatggagaagtTCGTTACATACTGCTACTCTATCCCTTTGACTGCTGGGGTAACCCAAGACCAAGTAAAACAtgttctcttcttcttctctctacgAGATGGTGTTGCGGAGTGGTTACGCGATTTGGACATGAAGGCTCATGCTATTACTGACTGGAATAcactagctcttgcattctacaagaggtattttccaccgcAGAAGACAAATGCTCTTAGAAGCCAAATTAAAAGTTTCAAACAAGGCCCCACTGAAGACCTGAATAAGGCGTGGGTTCGCTTCAAGATACTAGTCCGGTCTGTTTCCCATCCTGGCTTCCAGATCCGGTTtttatgcaatcagttttataatagGCTGTATAACGATCATAGAGCCTTACTTGATTCatctgctaatgggaggtttcaaaaCAACACTACTGATGCCAATTCTTGGAAATTGATAGATGAGATAGTTACTCAcactgctgagtatggtaaccccagagaTAGTACAAGAGGGGGTGGTTCAGATAGTACGGTTGCAGCTCAGTTAGAGGCTCTAACTGCACAAATTGCAGAGCTAAAGACTACCCAATCTTTGGGTAAACAACAGACAGTCCATGTTATGGTTCAACAGGAGGTcccttgtgagagatgtggtactaATGGTCATGTTGCAGCTGTATATATGAGTACTATAGAACAAGTTCATGCCTAtcagtctttcaagcaaggtagcCCGTACACTAATTTCTACAATGTGCAAAATCCTACCTCACCGCCGACCAATGCATATGTCATTCCTCataatcgtggtaatcaaccacaagggaacTTTAATAGGCCGCCCAACAGCACTTTCAACAGATGCAGCCTCCTTCTCAAGCTCCAAACAATGATATGTCGGAAATTAAAGCCATGTCACAACAACAAATGGCAGCTTCACAGAAGCAGGAGGCTCTAA